From the Hymenobacter yonginensis genome, one window contains:
- a CDS encoding reprolysin-like metallopeptidase produces the protein MKYRYWSAALLLAFLFPAGAAQAQSAADALWQEVAAPAARGPLATSARWYSLDTARLAQRLALAPPETRPEQAVTLELPYPDGQLHRFAVTQVPVMAPALAARYPHIRTYAARSLDEPGTTARLEWTPAGLHAQVLGLTGTVSVQAEADTPGRYQSRTSEVPEFDCRALPVPGEAQRPAGGTPPAAPAPYGGQLRTLRVAMAATGEYVQRLGSGTVEGTLTSMVALVSSMNAVYERDLALRLQLVANTDQLIFLDAATDPYDNASPTALMETNRTVVDNAIGSASYDLGHVLGYRSNGYSGVAYVGVVCRSSSGLKAGGSSTGSSASSIATVTTHEIGHQLGSGHTFNGDQGNCGGGNRSPELAYEPGAGNTIMSYDSRCPPDNVGSAIRFFHAGSLSAILPRLTCGTLSATGNQPPSVSVPPSTYTIPQGTPFTLAGTGSDPDGDALAYSWEELDLGTTTSLASAATDASGPPLFRSFAPVASPARTFPTLSAVLSNTASLGEILPLVARTLNFRLTARDNRGGVAAANVALNVAAAGPFRVTAPNTAISAAPGSTYTVTWDVLGTNQAPVSCAEVRILFSTDGGQTFPTVLLASTPNTGSAQVQLPRLTTTQGRLKIEAVGNVFFDVNDANLTLAGPLPVELSSFTADARPNAAELSWTTASEQNNRGFAVEASTNGTDFRQIGWVTGRGSSAAPATYRFLDPRLPAYGSSTVYYRLRQTDLNGTETLSPVRVLAVVGARTATLQVWPNPAHDHLTVAGLTAGQPVQLLDLSGRVLLTATAPAGPLELQLPTGLAPGVYLVRSGGQAQRLLVQ, from the coding sequence AGCGCCTAGCCCTGGCCCCGCCGGAAACCCGGCCTGAGCAGGCCGTGACGCTGGAACTCCCCTACCCCGACGGCCAGCTGCACCGCTTTGCCGTGACGCAGGTGCCGGTGATGGCGCCGGCGCTGGCCGCCCGGTACCCGCATATCCGCACCTACGCCGCCCGTAGCCTCGACGAGCCCGGCACCACGGCCCGCCTAGAATGGACCCCAGCCGGCCTGCACGCCCAAGTGCTGGGGCTGACCGGCACCGTCAGCGTGCAGGCCGAGGCTGATACGCCCGGCCGCTACCAGAGCCGCACCAGTGAGGTGCCGGAATTCGACTGTCGGGCTCTGCCGGTGCCGGGCGAGGCACAGCGGCCGGCCGGCGGCACTCCGCCCGCCGCGCCGGCGCCCTACGGCGGGCAGCTCCGCACGCTGCGCGTGGCCATGGCCGCCACCGGCGAGTATGTGCAGCGCCTGGGCAGCGGCACCGTGGAGGGCACTTTGACGTCGATGGTGGCGCTGGTCAGCTCGATGAACGCCGTGTATGAGCGCGACTTGGCCCTGCGCCTGCAGCTGGTGGCCAACACCGACCAGCTGATTTTCCTGGACGCCGCCACCGACCCTTACGACAATGCCAGCCCCACGGCCCTGATGGAAACCAACCGCACCGTGGTCGACAATGCCATCGGCTCGGCCAGCTACGACCTGGGCCACGTGCTGGGCTACCGCAGCAACGGCTACTCGGGCGTGGCCTACGTGGGCGTGGTTTGCCGCAGCTCCAGCGGCCTCAAGGCCGGCGGCTCTTCCACCGGCAGTTCGGCCAGTAGCATCGCCACCGTCACGACCCACGAAATCGGGCACCAGCTCGGCTCGGGCCACACCTTCAACGGCGACCAGGGCAACTGCGGCGGCGGCAACCGCAGCCCCGAGCTGGCCTACGAGCCGGGCGCCGGCAACACCATCATGTCATACGACTCGCGCTGCCCCCCCGACAACGTAGGCAGTGCCATCCGGTTTTTCCACGCGGGCAGCCTCAGCGCCATTCTGCCCCGGCTGACCTGCGGCACGCTGAGCGCCACTGGCAACCAGCCGCCCAGCGTGAGTGTGCCGCCCAGCACCTACACCATTCCGCAGGGCACGCCCTTCACCCTGGCCGGCACCGGCTCCGACCCTGACGGCGACGCCCTTGCCTATTCCTGGGAAGAGCTGGACCTCGGCACCACCACCAGCCTGGCCAGCGCCGCCACCGATGCCAGCGGCCCGCCCCTATTTCGCAGCTTCGCGCCCGTGGCCAGCCCTGCCCGCACGTTCCCGACGCTGTCGGCGGTGCTGAGCAACACGGCTTCGCTGGGGGAAATATTGCCGCTGGTGGCCCGCACGCTCAACTTCCGCCTCACGGCCCGCGACAACCGCGGCGGCGTGGCAGCCGCCAACGTCGCGCTGAACGTGGCCGCCGCGGGGCCATTCCGGGTTACGGCGCCCAATACGGCTATTTCGGCGGCCCCCGGCAGCACCTACACCGTCACCTGGGACGTACTGGGCACCAACCAGGCCCCGGTGAGCTGCGCCGAGGTGCGCATTCTGTTTTCCACGGACGGCGGCCAGACGTTTCCGACGGTGCTGCTGGCCAGCACGCCCAACACCGGCTCAGCGCAGGTGCAGCTGCCGCGCCTCACCACCACGCAAGGTCGCCTGAAGATAGAGGCCGTCGGCAACGTCTTTTTTGATGTCAACGATGCCAACCTCACCCTGGCCGGGCCGCTGCCGGTGGAGCTGAGCAGCTTCACAGCCGACGCCCGGCCCAACGCCGCCGAACTGAGCTGGACCACGGCCTCTGAACAGAACAACCGGGGCTTTGCGGTGGAAGCATCAACAAACGGCACCGATTTCCGGCAGATTGGCTGGGTGACCGGCCGTGGCAGCAGCGCCGCCCCTGCCACTTACCGTTTCCTGGACCCACGCCTGCCGGCCTATGGCAGCAGCACCGTCTACTACCGCCTGCGCCAGACCGACCTCAACGGCACCGAAACTCTGTCGCCGGTGCGGGTGCTGGCCGTGGTGGGTGCCCGCACCGCCACCCTGCAGGTGTGGCCCAACCCCGCCCACGACCACCTGACCGTGGCAGGCCTCACCGCCGGCCAGCCCGTGCAGCTGCTCGACCTCTCGGGCCGGGTGCTGCTGACGGCTACCGCGCCGGCCGGGCCGCTGGAGCTGCAGTTGCCCACCGGCCTAGCGCCGGGCGTGTATCTGGTGCGCAGCGGCGGCCAGGCACAGCGGCTGCTGGTGCAGTAA